In Persicimonas caeni, a single window of DNA contains:
- the nadD gene encoding nicotinate (nicotinamide) nucleotide adenylyltransferase, with protein MATQRKQIGLYGGSFNPPHVCHTLTTVWALQTHRLDEVWWVPTYQHAFEKSLVSFEHRKAMCRLALDHIEGVSISEIEREMGGESRTVDTVRELRERHPDHDYSLIVGSDILEEAHRWKNWEGLMEMVDLIVIGRKGHQVNTEPDSAEFRLPDISSTDTRKALRDGNYAPLRYWLSRDVIDYIAEHELYLDG; from the coding sequence GTGGCCACCCAGCGCAAGCAAATCGGCCTGTATGGCGGGAGCTTCAACCCGCCGCACGTTTGTCACACGCTCACGACGGTGTGGGCCCTGCAGACGCATCGCCTCGACGAGGTATGGTGGGTCCCCACCTATCAGCACGCCTTCGAGAAGTCGCTCGTCTCTTTCGAGCACCGCAAGGCGATGTGCCGACTCGCCCTCGATCACATCGAGGGCGTCAGCATTTCGGAGATCGAGCGTGAAATGGGCGGCGAGAGCCGCACCGTCGATACCGTGCGCGAGCTGCGTGAGCGACACCCCGACCACGACTACTCGCTCATCGTCGGCAGCGATATTCTCGAAGAAGCACATCGCTGGAAGAACTGGGAAGGCCTCATGGAGATGGTCGACCTGATCGTCATCGGCCGCAAGGGCCACCAGGTCAATACCGAGCCGGACAGCGCCGAGTTTCGTTTACCCGACATCAGCTCGACTGACACACGCAAGGCGCTGCGAGACGGCAATTACGCGCCCCTTCGCTACTGGTTGTCACGCGATGTGATCGACTACATCGCCGAGCACGAGCTCTACCTCGATGGCTGA
- a CDS encoding Rossmann-like and DUF2520 domain-containing protein — protein MAEATDISEFSRRRWAIIGAGRVGKTLGLLARRLGIDVVATWNRTEEAARGVEELLAPGQARHEPLGTVAHELLEPADVVWVTVIDSVIGETAREIAAAIHPEQFVLHTSGSLGSGVLTEAGVSSPVASLHPLQAITDSQRAVDVLADVAWSVEGDAPAVAYAKWLMGQIDVEPVEIDSSKKTLYHASAVTTANLLVALMDAAFQMGEAAGMSREEARAMMLPLARSCVENLERQTTAQALSGPVARGDQETIDRHVAALDALGDEELVRIYQVLTGRAKRLK, from the coding sequence ATGGCTGAGGCGACGGACATATCCGAGTTTTCCAGACGGCGCTGGGCCATTATCGGCGCCGGGCGCGTCGGCAAGACCCTGGGGCTGCTGGCCAGACGGCTGGGCATCGACGTCGTCGCGACGTGGAACCGCACCGAAGAGGCGGCCCGTGGCGTCGAGGAATTGCTCGCGCCGGGCCAAGCTCGCCACGAACCTCTCGGCACCGTTGCGCACGAGTTGCTCGAGCCCGCCGACGTGGTGTGGGTGACAGTGATCGACTCGGTCATCGGCGAGACCGCACGAGAGATTGCCGCTGCGATCCACCCCGAACAGTTCGTGTTGCACACGTCCGGGAGCCTCGGCTCCGGGGTTTTGACCGAGGCCGGCGTATCCTCGCCCGTCGCCTCCCTCCATCCGTTACAGGCTATCACCGATTCCCAACGCGCTGTCGACGTGCTCGCGGACGTCGCCTGGAGCGTCGAAGGCGACGCCCCTGCGGTCGCCTATGCGAAGTGGCTGATGGGCCAGATCGACGTCGAGCCCGTCGAGATCGACTCGTCGAAGAAGACGCTGTACCACGCCTCCGCGGTGACCACGGCGAATCTGCTCGTGGCGTTGATGGACGCTGCGTTTCAGATGGGGGAGGCGGCCGGCATGAGCCGCGAGGAGGCGAGGGCGATGATGCTTCCGCTGGCGCGTTCTTGCGTCGAGAATCTCGAGCGACAAACCACCGCCCAGGCATTGAGCGGGCCGGTAGCGCGCGGTGATCAGGAGACGATCGACCGCCACGTTGCCGCGCTCGACGCGCTGGGCGATGAGGAGTTGGTGCGGATTTATCAGGTGCTGACGGGCAGGGCCAAGCGCCTCAAATAG